One window of Halopelagius longus genomic DNA carries:
- a CDS encoding NifU family protein, whose protein sequence is MTDDGESGESLKERIETWMTGQMPIIQMHGGNSVVQKADPESGEVVVELGGACAGCGISDITADNIKSDLIMDFDEVTDVQVKVPSSGDHGSSTVEGGRGGELQYGNESPNHF, encoded by the coding sequence ATGACCGACGATGGTGAATCCGGGGAGTCGCTGAAGGAGCGCATCGAGACGTGGATGACCGGTCAGATGCCCATCATTCAGATGCACGGAGGGAACAGCGTCGTCCAGAAGGCGGACCCCGAGAGCGGCGAAGTCGTCGTCGAACTCGGCGGCGCGTGCGCCGGATGCGGCATCAGCGACATCACCGCGGACAACATCAAGTCGGACCTCATCATGGACTTCGACGAGGTGACCGACGTGCAGGTGAAGGTGCCGAGTTCCGGCGACCACGGCAGCAGTACCGTCGAAGGGGGACGCGGGGGCGAACTCCAGTACGGCAACGAGTCGCCGAATCACTTCTAA
- a CDS encoding DUF402 domain-containing protein, whose amino-acid sequence MSDEASDERGASDPVRVRVRGIYTTALTRRFLDAGYEVVQASEPIRDRFDAEFGTGHHEVTVETTGDRQGVGVHGDPDAVESVTSHLRGVGIDAFAWDDPAPRGAVFDARVTDTRGSGAMCALGDGVEGFLPFRAVDRRIEEGDAVRVQVRESEPPWNDRRARLDAGVRARGGLATLVRGEEGVSVNTRDDAAGRELAGMTDLLGVSAPDGWGIEWSHAATDADMDALRASLERATERAETLESALDGEGEVEPARELARPGAGEWVWFGRASRFELDADRREVTTTMPGHHRTKAASESASAGVDLAEALCDPSGEFPFDVVTRQFGPVEGDTVGIGHGKPDGRHITLGRGEVVEWDADGTVSVKRQLTGGGTYDALGVPRESGDTALTKFREGRWWYPTVYRSAEGEVKGTYVNVCTPVECFPDEVRYVDLHVDVIKQADGTVERVDDDELDEAAAAGEISEALAEKARSVASSLESALSE is encoded by the coding sequence ATGAGCGACGAGGCAAGCGACGAACGCGGCGCGAGCGACCCCGTCCGTGTCCGGGTTCGCGGCATCTACACCACCGCCCTGACGCGGCGCTTCCTCGATGCGGGCTACGAGGTGGTGCAGGCGTCCGAACCCATCCGCGACCGCTTCGACGCGGAGTTCGGCACCGGCCACCACGAGGTGACCGTCGAGACGACGGGCGACAGGCAGGGCGTCGGCGTCCACGGCGACCCCGACGCCGTCGAATCGGTCACGTCGCACCTCCGCGGCGTCGGCATCGACGCGTTCGCGTGGGACGACCCCGCCCCCCGCGGCGCGGTGTTCGACGCCCGGGTGACCGACACCCGCGGGTCCGGCGCGATGTGCGCCCTCGGAGACGGCGTCGAGGGCTTTCTCCCTTTCCGCGCCGTCGACCGGCGAATCGAGGAGGGCGACGCCGTCCGCGTGCAGGTCAGAGAGTCCGAACCGCCGTGGAACGACCGGCGCGCCCGACTCGACGCGGGGGTGCGCGCCCGCGGCGGCCTCGCCACCCTCGTCCGCGGCGAGGAGGGCGTGAGCGTGAACACGCGCGACGACGCCGCCGGGCGCGAACTCGCCGGGATGACCGACCTACTGGGCGTCTCCGCGCCCGACGGGTGGGGCATCGAGTGGTCCCACGCGGCGACGGACGCCGACATGGACGCCCTCCGCGCGTCGTTAGAACGGGCGACCGAACGGGCCGAGACGCTCGAATCCGCCCTCGACGGCGAAGGGGAAGTCGAACCCGCGCGAGAACTCGCCCGCCCCGGCGCGGGGGAGTGGGTGTGGTTCGGCCGCGCGTCGCGGTTCGAACTCGACGCGGACCGCCGCGAGGTGACGACGACGATGCCCGGCCACCACCGAACGAAGGCCGCCTCCGAGTCGGCGAGTGCGGGCGTCGACTTGGCGGAGGCGCTCTGTGACCCCTCGGGGGAGTTCCCCTTCGACGTGGTGACGCGGCAGTTCGGCCCCGTCGAGGGCGACACCGTCGGCATCGGCCACGGGAAACCCGACGGGCGACACATCACTCTCGGGCGCGGCGAAGTCGTCGAGTGGGACGCGGACGGTACCGTCTCGGTGAAGCGACAACTGACGGGCGGCGGCACGTACGACGCACTCGGCGTCCCGCGGGAGTCGGGTGACACGGCCCTCACGAAGTTCCGCGAGGGTCGGTGGTGGTATCCGACCGTCTACCGGAGCGCCGAGGGCGAGGTGAAGGGCACCTACGTCAACGTCTGCACGCCCGTCGAGTGCTTCCCCGACGAGGTTCGGTACGTGGACCTCCACGTGGACGTGATAAAGCAGGCCGACGGCACCGTCGAACGCGTGGACGACGACGAGTTGGACGAGGCCGCCGCGGCGGGCGAAATATCGGAGGCGTTGGCGGAGAAGGCGCGGTCCGTCGCGTCGAGTCTGGAGTCTGCGCTCTCGGAGTGA
- a CDS encoding LLM class flavin-dependent oxidoreductase, producing MELSVVDLSPVPDDGTATDAYANTVEAAKQAERLGYTRFWVAEHHGMADTLAGTTPEVLLGHLAAETDSIRLGSGAVLLNHYSPFKVAEVFGALDALAPGRVDAGLGRANGSPAVDSALGTERRVENPDEDHREKVEAVVNHLYDDYPEGHAYGDLEIPRSGAAEPVPWVLGSSPSSAAIAAELGLRYCFAAFIRPQFAAHSFEEYREQFRSSPLAGGTDDPRGIVAVNAVCADTDEEAARLRAVAEASFKRMQRGVVGTTPSVEEAIDELGGVPDPTPATLDEDEWPRAISGSPETLSGLLEQLADRVGVDEVMIQHVVSDHDDALRSHELLAEGVGLDPR from the coding sequence ATGGAACTCTCCGTAGTCGACCTCTCTCCGGTCCCCGACGACGGCACTGCGACCGACGCGTACGCGAACACCGTCGAAGCCGCGAAGCAGGCCGAACGACTCGGATACACCCGGTTCTGGGTGGCCGAACACCACGGGATGGCCGACACCCTCGCGGGGACGACGCCGGAGGTGTTGCTCGGGCATCTCGCCGCCGAAACCGACTCGATTCGCCTCGGGTCGGGGGCGGTGCTCCTCAACCACTACAGTCCGTTCAAGGTCGCGGAGGTGTTCGGCGCGTTGGACGCTCTCGCGCCGGGGCGCGTCGACGCGGGACTGGGGCGGGCCAACGGGTCGCCCGCCGTCGATAGCGCCCTCGGGACCGAACGGCGCGTCGAGAACCCCGACGAGGACCACAGAGAGAAAGTCGAGGCCGTCGTCAACCACCTCTACGACGACTACCCGGAGGGCCACGCCTACGGAGACCTGGAGATTCCGCGCTCGGGGGCGGCGGAGCCGGTTCCGTGGGTGCTCGGCTCCAGTCCGTCGAGCGCGGCCATCGCGGCCGAACTCGGACTACGCTACTGCTTCGCGGCGTTCATCCGACCGCAGTTCGCCGCCCACTCCTTCGAGGAGTACCGCGAACAGTTCCGGTCGTCTCCGCTGGCCGGCGGAACGGACGACCCGCGGGGGATAGTCGCGGTGAACGCCGTCTGCGCCGACACCGACGAGGAGGCGGCGCGACTCCGGGCGGTGGCCGAGGCGTCGTTCAAGCGGATGCAACGGGGCGTCGTCGGCACCACCCCGTCCGTCGAGGAGGCCATCGACGAACTCGGCGGCGTCCCCGACCCGACGCCCGCGACGCTGGACGAAGACGAGTGGCCGCGGGCCATCTCCGGGAGTCCGGAGACGCTCTCGGGGCTCTTAGAGCAACTCGCGGACCGCGTCGGCGTCGACGAGGTGATGATCCAGCACGTCGTCTCGGACCACGACGACGCGCTTCGCTCTCACGAGTTGCTGGCCGAGGGCGTCGGACTCGACCCTCGCTGA